CTCCATGCCGTACAAAATAGATCTTCATGCCGCGCCTCCTTCACGTACCTTGTAAGTATACCACATCTTTTTCCCTTTTACATAGTAAAATCGTCGGAAAAATGCTATACTCTGTAAGAAAGAAAGGAGAAATGAACATGGAAAAGATCACAAGCTTCACCATAGACCACATCCGGCTGATCCCCGGCGTCTATGTCTCCCGAATCGACTATGTAGGGGAATATCCGGTGACCACCTTTGATCTGCGCATGACCAGCCCCAACGATGAACCGGTGATGAACACCGCGGAAATGCACGCCATCGAACATCTGGGGGCAACATTCCTGCGCAATCACCCCACATACGGGGACAAGATCCTGTATTTCGGCCCCATGGGCTGCCGCACCGGATTCTATCTTATGCTGAATGGCAGGTACAGCTCTGCGGACATCGTTCCCCTGATAAGGGAAATGTATACATTTATCGCTGAATTTGAGGGGGAGATCCCCGGAGCCGCGCCAAAAGACTGCGGCAATTATCTGGATATGAACCTTCCCATGGCCCGGTATCTGGCCCGGAAGTATCTGAAAGAAGTGCTCACGGATATCCGGGAGGAACAACTCCGGTATCCGGAATAAATTTCAAAAGGGGACAGGGTTTTTTCAATCTGGGACGTGGTATTTTTAAAAATACCACGTCCCCAATTAATTTCAAACCTACTTCAATGCCCATAAAAACCCGAACTGCGGCAGTTTCACCCGGTCCTTCTCCAGCTTCTTTTTCTCAAGCAGATCCTGGTACTCTCCCGGCTCCGGGAAATATATTTCTTTCTCCCAGTCTGTGAAGTTAAAGATCCCCACCAGGGTCTTTCCTTCATATTTCCGCATCAGGCCCAGCACGCCGTCGTCCCCGGTATCCCAGGTGCACACCTGGGCGTCCGGGCCGAGGATGGCTTCCTTCTTCCGCAGTTCTTCCATCTGGTGGAGCGCCTGGAAGATCCGGGCCTCCACAGTCCCTTTCTTCTTCCTCTGCTCCGCCAGATCCCAGCGGAACGCTCCCCGGTGGATATACCGGGAATCCTCCCGCTTCCTTGGATCTTCTTTATAGCTGTAGTCGTTCACCTGGCCGATCTCATCGCCGCTGTAGATCATGGGCAGCCCCCGCTGCAGGAACATGTAGGCATGGAGCATAAGATCCTTGCGGATGGCTTTCTCCATCTTCGCCGCGTCTCCTTCAAACCCGGCGCTCTCAATGCCGCACATGGAAGCCGCCGTCCCGCAGAACCGGGCGTCCATGGTGACAGGATCGTCGTTGTAGAGTTCGCCCCGACTCTCGCTTCCCGGGAAATTCCCGGTGAAATAGTCGTTCAGGAACCGCTTGTGGGGCACTTCTTTCATCTGCCAGCTGCTTAAGGTCCCGTAATCCAGTCCCCACCCGATGTCGTCGTGGCAGCGCAGGTAATTGAGAAATGTATACTCTTCCGGCAGATGGTTGACGATATCCAGCTGCTG
This window of the Massilistercora timonensis genome carries:
- a CDS encoding S-ribosylhomocysteine lyase, with protein sequence MEKITSFTIDHIRLIPGVYVSRIDYVGEYPVTTFDLRMTSPNDEPVMNTAEMHAIEHLGATFLRNHPTYGDKILYFGPMGCRTGFYLMLNGRYSSADIVPLIREMYTFIAEFEGEIPGAAPKDCGNYLDMNLPMARYLARKYLKEVLTDIREEQLRYPE